The sequence CGGGCATGGAGCGGTGCCTGCTGGTCTCCGTGAACGAGCAGCACACGCGCCACGACATCGACTCGCTCGCGTCCGCGCTCGGCGCGCTCATCGCGTCCCGGAGGGCGCCGTGACGGCCCCCGAGCGCCGCGTGCTCGAACCGACGGTGTTCGAGCTCTCGTCCCCCGGTCTTCGGGGCTACCGGCTTCCGCCGCTCGACGTTCCCGAGGCCGACCTCGCGGCCGCGTTCGGCGCGGAGCACCTCCGGCGCGAGCCGCCGGCCCTTCCGGAGCTCACCGAGCCCGAGGTCGTGCGTCACTTCACGAGGCTCGCCGAGCTCAACCACCACGTGGACCGCGCCATCTACCCGCTCGGCTCGTGCACGATGAAGTACAACCCGAAGGTCAACGAGGACCTCGCCGGGCTCCCGGGGTTCGCCCGGCTCCATCCCGACACGGACCCGCGCTTCTGCCAGGGCGCGCTCGCGCTCATGGTGCACCTGTCGGAGCACCTCGCGCGCATCTCGGGGATGGACGAGGTGAGCCTCCAGCCGCCGGCGGGCGCGTCCGGCGAGCTGGCGGGCATGCTCGTCGTGCGCGCGCACCACACGGCCGAGGGCAATCCGCGCCGGAAGGTCGTCGTGCCCGACTCGGCCCACGGCACGAACCCGGCCAGCCTCACGCTCGCCGGATACGAAGCCGTGCAGATCCCCTCGGGCCCGGACGGCCGCATCGACCTGGACGCGCTGGCGAAGGTCACGGACGCCGACACGGCCGCGCTCATGATCACGAACCCCAACACGCTGGGCGTGTTCGAGACGAAGGTCCGGGCGGCCATCGACGTCGTGCACGCGGTCGGAGGCCTCGTGTACCTCGACGGGGCGAACCTCAACGCGACGCTCGGCGTCGTGAGGCCGGGCGACATCGGCTTCGACCTCATGCACTTCAACCTGCACAAGACCTTCTCGACGCCGCACGGCGGGGGCGGCCCGGGCTCGGGGCCTCTCGGCGTCAAGAGCCACCTCG is a genomic window of Candidatus Effluviviaceae Genus I sp. containing:
- the gcvPB gene encoding aminomethyl-transferring glycine dehydrogenase subunit GcvPB, with protein sequence MLEPTVFELSSPGLRGYRLPPLDVPEADLAAAFGAEHLRREPPALPELTEPEVVRHFTRLAELNHHVDRAIYPLGSCTMKYNPKVNEDLAGLPGFARLHPDTDPRFCQGALALMVHLSEHLARISGMDEVSLQPPAGASGELAGMLVVRAHHTAEGNPRRKVVVPDSAHGTNPASLTLAGYEAVQIPSGPDGRIDLDALAKVTDADTAALMITNPNTLGVFETKVRAAIDVVHAVGGLVYLDGANLNATLGVVRPGDIGFDLMHFNLHKTFSTPHGGGGPGSGPLGVKSHLARYLPVPMPRRDEARSRGLEYYLDHDLPQSIGKVQSAFGNFLVAVKAYAYILTLGPEGLRRVAENAVLNANYLQARLAPHYELPYSGHCQHEFVLSASRQKEKGVRALDIAKRLLDHGLHAPTVYFPLIVKEALMIEPTETESRASLDAFADAMIEIAEAAAGAPESVTAAPENTPVSRLDEARAAKDLDVAWRER